In the Euphorbia lathyris chromosome 5, ddEupLath1.1, whole genome shotgun sequence genome, one interval contains:
- the LOC136230290 gene encoding uncharacterized protein isoform X1, with protein sequence MENFVNPCDKEYMRMAILKHEETFKHQVHELHRLYRIQKLLMRNIGKERPNPQLQSKDQNNISYAHKSIKKLDLERPADEEYAAETDESEIELTLGPSNYNRRRKKLETPLTSDSGATFSSSSTGSSHNRNNTNTCFSLNTKREEEESNNGHELGLFQVPNTLAYQNQKLRQQPPWLFQVLSLNMTN encoded by the exons ATGGAGAATTTTGTTAATCCCTGTGACAAGGAATACATGAGAATGGCCATTTTAAAACATGAAGAAACATTTAAACACCAG GTACATGAACTTCATCGTCTATATAGAATTCAAAAGCTATTGATGAGGAACATTGGAAAAGAAAGGCCTAATCCACAATTACAAAGTAAAGATCAGAACAATATAAGTTATGCACACAAGTCTATAAAGAAACTGGATTTGGAAAGGCCAGCTGATGAAGAATATGCAGCAGAAACAGATGAAAGTGAGATTGAGTTAACTTTGGGTCCTTCAAACTACAACAGAAGAAGGAAGAAACTTGAGACACCATTAACATCAGATTCAGGAGCAaccttttcttcctcttcaactGGATCAAGTCACAACAGGAATAATACTAATACTTGTTTCAGCTTGAATacaaaaagagaagaagaagaatcaaaTAATGGCCATGAATTGGGGCTTTTTCAGGTTCCTAATACTTTGGCTTATCAAAATCAAAAATTAAGACAGCAGCCTCCTTGGCTTTTCCAAGTGTTGAGTCTCAATATGACTAATTAA
- the LOC136230290 gene encoding uncharacterized protein isoform X2 codes for MENFVNPCDKEYMRMAILKHEETFKHQVHELHRLYRIQKLLMRNIGKERPNPQLQSKDQNNISYAHKSIKKLDLERPADEEYAAETDESEIELTLGPSNYNRRRKKLETPLTSDSGATFSSSSTGSSHNRNNTNTCFSLNTKREEEESNNGHELGLFQDRYVCSGLLLNVKKASCIKNEV; via the exons ATGGAGAATTTTGTTAATCCCTGTGACAAGGAATACATGAGAATGGCCATTTTAAAACATGAAGAAACATTTAAACACCAG GTACATGAACTTCATCGTCTATATAGAATTCAAAAGCTATTGATGAGGAACATTGGAAAAGAAAGGCCTAATCCACAATTACAAAGTAAAGATCAGAACAATATAAGTTATGCACACAAGTCTATAAAGAAACTGGATTTGGAAAGGCCAGCTGATGAAGAATATGCAGCAGAAACAGATGAAAGTGAGATTGAGTTAACTTTGGGTCCTTCAAACTACAACAGAAGAAGGAAGAAACTTGAGACACCATTAACATCAGATTCAGGAGCAaccttttcttcctcttcaactGGATCAAGTCACAACAGGAATAATACTAATACTTGTTTCAGCTTGAATacaaaaagagaagaagaagaatcaaaTAATGGCCATGAATTGGGGCTTTTTCAG GATCGCTATGTTTGTTCTGGTCTTTTGTTGAATGTAAAGAAAGCAAGTTGCATCAAGAATGAAGTTTAA